One genomic segment of Gasterosteus aculeatus chromosome 6, fGasAcu3.hap1.1, whole genome shotgun sequence includes these proteins:
- the slc29a3 gene encoding equilibrative nucleoside transporter 3 — MADTEPLLPSLNSSYAPTALGDQQVSDEEDSEDHSPLVSHPRKDSSVPLAMRYSPDDSYCLVYIIFFLMGIGSLLPWNFFVTAKHYWLYKLSNSTYQGGAGEEQRSDLGDYFESYLAIASTVPSVLCLILNYVLVNRLSSNVRILTSLAVILFVFVVTTVLVKVDVSDRRTEFFVSTLASVAVVSGASNLFSGSVFGISGHFPMRISQALISGQGMGGTLSAVASIVDLAVAKDVTNSALVYFLTADVIILFCIVAYLLLPKLAYSRYYMEAAARTSAERMGDGEAAGTGSAVSIPPLRPILQKTWVLGLSVFYVFCVSIMVFPAVSSGIQSVNKDSGSPWTTTYFVPLTSFLVYNVADFCGRQATFWLQVPGPTSRVLPALVLCRSVMVPLLMFCNYQPRDHLRAVLFARDVYPVVFNCVLGLTNGYLGTLPMIYGPKVVPRELAEATGVVMSFFLTLGLAVGSSFSVLIVHYI; from the exons ATGGCCGACACCGAGCCTTTGCTGCCCAGTCTCAACTCCTCCTACGCTCCGACTGCCCTGGGCGACCAGCAAGTGTCCGACGAGGAGGACAGCGAGGACCACAGTCCCTTGGTGTCACACCCGCGCAAAGACTCCTCCGTGCCTCTGGCCATGCGCTACAGTCCAGATGACTCTTACTGTTTGGTGTACATCATCTTCTTTCTGATGGGCATCGGCTCCCTGCTGCCCTGGAACTTCTTCGTAACCGCCAAACACTACTGGCTCTACAAACTGAGCAACAGCACTTATCAAGGCGGCGCCGGAGAGGAGCAACGTTCAGACCTCGGC GATTACTTTGAAAGCTATCTGGCCATTGCCTCCACTGTGCCTTCTGTGCTGTGTCTGATACTCAACTATGTTCTAGTTAACAG GTTGTCTTCTAACGTGCGGATCCTGACGTCTCTCGCTGTGATCCTGTTTGTGTTCGTGGTGACCACGGTGCTGGTGAAGGTGGACGTGTCCGACCGCAGGACAGAGTTCTTTGTCAGCACGCTGGCCAGCGTGGCTGTGGTCAGCGGAGCCTCTAACCTCTTCTCTGGCAGCGTGTTCGGGATCAGTGGTCATTTCCCCATGCGGATTTCTCAGGCCCTCATATCAG GCCAGGGCATGGGAGGCACGTTGAGTGCGGTAGCGTCAATAGTGGACCTGGCGGTGGCGAAAGATGTGACAAATAGCGCTCTGGTCTATTTCCTGACAGCCGACGTCATCATCCTGTTTTGCATCGTTGCATATTTGCTGCTGCCAAAGCTGGCATATTCAAG ATACTACATGGAGGCGGCAGCGCGCACCAGCGCAGAGAGGATGGGCGATGGAGAAGCCGCGGGCACGGGGAGCGCCGTCTCCATCCCACCGCTGCGGCCTATCCTCCAGAAGACGTGGGTGCTCGGCCTGAGCGTCTTCTACGTCTTCTGCGTCTCCATCATGGTGTTCCCCGCGGTGTCCTCTGGAATCCAGTCGGTCAACAAAGACAGCGGCAGCCCCTGGACCACCACTTATTTTGTGCCCCTCACCAGTTTCCTCGTGTACAATGTGGCGGACTTCTGCGGCAGGCAGGCCACGTTCTGGTTGCAGGTCCCCGGTCCCACCAGTCGAGTCCTGCCCGCGCTGGTGCTGTGTCGCTCCGTCATGGTGCCGCTTCTGATGTTCTGCAACTACCAGCCAAGGGACCACCTCCGCGCTGTGCTTTTCGCCCGGGACGTGTACCCTGTGGTCTTTAACTGCGTGCTGGGCCTCACCAACGGCTACCTAGGCACCCTGCCAATGATCTATGGCCCCAAGGTCGTACCCCGAGAGCTGGCAGAGGCCACAGGTGTGGTCATGTCCTTCTTCCTTACTTTAGGGCTGGCTGTGGGATCTTCTTTCTCTGTGCTTATTGTGCACTACATCTAA
- the psap gene encoding prosaposin isoform X1: MLLLTLLFVSAVAATPLLGTEQCARGPTYWCQNVKAASLCGAVTHCQQNVWSKPQMESVPCDLCKEVLTVVDQILKDNATEAEVLGYLEKACQLIPDKGVTAECKEMVDNYYPVLMGIIKGELEDPTVVCGALGLCQSQQVAMATAHAQEQLVSNEIPQMDLAQQVSPFLLNVPGLLYPQSPEQEAPKQENDAVCDDCVKFLTDAQTEAKANTSFVNSLIENIENQCDLLGSGLSAMCKQYVDQYGSLVIQQLMSMAPKDICVHAGFCPATKKTVPMMKLQAAKTVIAAKAFPAAKLFPATKVESAPVKSAKVSRAGRLTAGSRLLPVDASRSAVERARETDFFVFQAMVQVRESPKCAICEFAMKELESLLEDQTTEEKVVQAVEKVCAYLPSSLSNQCKDLIDTYGQAIIELLMQQADPKTICTMLALCNEEGRAVVPALDPNDFKNGGYCQVCKMAVSYIDGILEANATEAQIEEAVRKVCSFLPDSLQTECDQMVAQYEPMLIQLLLQMLDPDFVCMKMGACPEAVRRLLGTEQCSWGPAFWCKNAETASRCNAVAHCRRHVWV; the protein is encoded by the exons ATGCTGCTCTTAACTCTACTCTTCGTGTCCGCAG TGGCAGCGACCCCCCTGCTGGGGACTGAGCAGTGCGCCCGAGGCCCCACCTACTGGTGTCAGAATGTGAAGGCAGCGTCTCTGTGCGGCGCTGTGACCCACTGCCAGCAGAATGTCTGGAGCAAGCCCCAGATG GAATCCGTGCCATGTGACTTGTGTAAGGAggtgttgaccgtggtggatCAGATACTGAAGGACAATGCCACTGAG GCCGAGGTTCTCGGGTACCTGGAGAAGGCCTGCCAGCTCATCCCGGATAAAGGGGTGACTGCAGAGTGCAAGGAGATGGTGGATAACTACTACCCCGTCCTCATGGGAATCATTAAAGGGGAACTG GAGGATCCCACTGTGGTATGTGGAGCCTTGGGGTTGTGTCAGTCACAGCAGGTAGCCATGGCGACGGCTCACGCCCAGGAGCAGCTTGTATCCAATGAAATCCCTCAGATGGACCTAGCCCAGCAGGTGTCCCCCTTCCTGCTCAATGTGCCCGGCCTCCTCTATCCTCAGAGCCCCGAACAAGAGGCTCCAAAGCAG GAAAATGATGCCGTGTGCGACGACTGCGTCAAGTTCCTGACCGACGCTCAAACCGAAGCCAAAGCAAACACCTCCTTTGTCAACTCTCTCATCGAGAATATTGAGAACCAGTGTGACCTGCTTGGATCAGGCCTGTCTGCAATG TGCAAGCAGTATGTGGACCAGTATGGCAGCCTCGTCATCCAGCAGCTCATGTCCATG GCTCCCAAGGACATCTGTGTCCACGCTGGCTTCTGTCCCGCTACAAAGAAGACCGTTCCCATGATGAAGCTGCAGGCTGCCAAGACTGTAATTGCCGCCAAGGCTTTTCCTGCTGCCAAGCTTTTCCCCGCCACCAAGGTCGAGTCTGCTCCCGTCAAGTCCGCTAAGGTAAGTCGGGCTGGGCGCCTGACCGCCGGATCCCGCCTACTTCCAGTCGATGCGAGCCGGAGCGCTGTTGAACGTGCACGTGAGACCGACTTCTTTGTGTTCCAGGCCATGGTGCAAGTCCGCGAGTCCCCAAAATGTGCCATCTGTGAGTTTGCGATGAAAGAGTTGGAGTCTCTCTTGGAGGATCAGACCACGGAG GAGAAGGTGGTTCAAGCTGTGGAGAAGGTCTGCGCATATCTGCCCTCCTCCCTGAGCAACCAGTGCAAGGACCTGATTGACACCTACGGCCAGGCCATCATCGAGCTTCTGATGCAGCAGGCTGACCCAAAGACCATCTGCACCATGTTGGCACTCTGCAACGAGGAGGGACGGGCTGTTGTCC CTGCACTCGACCCGAATGACTTTAAGAACGGCGGCTACTGCCAGGTATGCAAAATGGCCGTCAGCTACATCGATGGCATTCTGGAGGCCAATGCCACAGAGGCACAGATTGAGGAGGCCGTGAGGAAAGTGTGCAGCTTCTTGCCCGACTCTCTCCAGACCGAG TGTGACCAGATGGTCGCACAGTACGAGCCGATGCTCATCcaactgctgctgcagatgctCGACCCAGACTTTGTGTGCATG AAAATGGGGGCCTGTCCCGAGGCCGTGCGCAGGCTGCTGGGGACGGAGCAGTGCAGCTGGGGACCTGCGTTCTGGTGCAAGAACGCAGAGACAGCGTCTCGCTGCAAC GCGGTGGCCCACTGCAGACGCCACGTGTGGGTATAG
- the psap gene encoding prosaposin isoform X2, with protein sequence MLLLTLLFVSAVAATPLLGTEQCARGPTYWCQNVKAASLCGAVTHCQQNVWSKPQMESVPCDLCKEVLTVVDQILKDNATEAEVLGYLEKACQLIPDKGVTAECKEMVDNYYPVLMGIIKGELEDPTVVCGALGLCQSQQVAMATAHAQEQLVSNEIPQMDLAQQVSPFLLNVPGLLYPQSPEQEAPKQENDAVCDDCVKFLTDAQTEAKANTSFVNSLIENIENQCDLLGSGLSAMCKQYVDQYGSLVIQQLMSMAPKDICVHAGFCPATKKTVPMMKLQAAKTVIAAKAFPAAKLFPATKVESAPVKSAKAMVQVRESPKCAICEFAMKELESLLEDQTTEEKVVQAVEKVCAYLPSSLSNQCKDLIDTYGQAIIELLMQQADPKTICTMLALCNEEGRAVVPALDPNDFKNGGYCQVCKMAVSYIDGILEANATEAQIEEAVRKVCSFLPDSLQTECDQMVAQYEPMLIQLLLQMLDPDFVCMKMGACPEAVRRLLGTEQCSWGPAFWCKNAETASRCNAVAHCRRHVWV encoded by the exons ATGCTGCTCTTAACTCTACTCTTCGTGTCCGCAG TGGCAGCGACCCCCCTGCTGGGGACTGAGCAGTGCGCCCGAGGCCCCACCTACTGGTGTCAGAATGTGAAGGCAGCGTCTCTGTGCGGCGCTGTGACCCACTGCCAGCAGAATGTCTGGAGCAAGCCCCAGATG GAATCCGTGCCATGTGACTTGTGTAAGGAggtgttgaccgtggtggatCAGATACTGAAGGACAATGCCACTGAG GCCGAGGTTCTCGGGTACCTGGAGAAGGCCTGCCAGCTCATCCCGGATAAAGGGGTGACTGCAGAGTGCAAGGAGATGGTGGATAACTACTACCCCGTCCTCATGGGAATCATTAAAGGGGAACTG GAGGATCCCACTGTGGTATGTGGAGCCTTGGGGTTGTGTCAGTCACAGCAGGTAGCCATGGCGACGGCTCACGCCCAGGAGCAGCTTGTATCCAATGAAATCCCTCAGATGGACCTAGCCCAGCAGGTGTCCCCCTTCCTGCTCAATGTGCCCGGCCTCCTCTATCCTCAGAGCCCCGAACAAGAGGCTCCAAAGCAG GAAAATGATGCCGTGTGCGACGACTGCGTCAAGTTCCTGACCGACGCTCAAACCGAAGCCAAAGCAAACACCTCCTTTGTCAACTCTCTCATCGAGAATATTGAGAACCAGTGTGACCTGCTTGGATCAGGCCTGTCTGCAATG TGCAAGCAGTATGTGGACCAGTATGGCAGCCTCGTCATCCAGCAGCTCATGTCCATG GCTCCCAAGGACATCTGTGTCCACGCTGGCTTCTGTCCCGCTACAAAGAAGACCGTTCCCATGATGAAGCTGCAGGCTGCCAAGACTGTAATTGCCGCCAAGGCTTTTCCTGCTGCCAAGCTTTTCCCCGCCACCAAGGTCGAGTCTGCTCCCGTCAAGTCCGCTAAG GCCATGGTGCAAGTCCGCGAGTCCCCAAAATGTGCCATCTGTGAGTTTGCGATGAAAGAGTTGGAGTCTCTCTTGGAGGATCAGACCACGGAG GAGAAGGTGGTTCAAGCTGTGGAGAAGGTCTGCGCATATCTGCCCTCCTCCCTGAGCAACCAGTGCAAGGACCTGATTGACACCTACGGCCAGGCCATCATCGAGCTTCTGATGCAGCAGGCTGACCCAAAGACCATCTGCACCATGTTGGCACTCTGCAACGAGGAGGGACGGGCTGTTGTCC CTGCACTCGACCCGAATGACTTTAAGAACGGCGGCTACTGCCAGGTATGCAAAATGGCCGTCAGCTACATCGATGGCATTCTGGAGGCCAATGCCACAGAGGCACAGATTGAGGAGGCCGTGAGGAAAGTGTGCAGCTTCTTGCCCGACTCTCTCCAGACCGAG TGTGACCAGATGGTCGCACAGTACGAGCCGATGCTCATCcaactgctgctgcagatgctCGACCCAGACTTTGTGTGCATG AAAATGGGGGCCTGTCCCGAGGCCGTGCGCAGGCTGCTGGGGACGGAGCAGTGCAGCTGGGGACCTGCGTTCTGGTGCAAGAACGCAGAGACAGCGTCTCGCTGCAAC GCGGTGGCCCACTGCAGACGCCACGTGTGGGTATAG